accatagcagcctcgtctggtgtccctgccccctgcaatttggaataccaccacctccacaggtaaacacatgttaaattacgaaaaaaatgactgtttgttatctgttttataaaacagcaatgtaaaaaatatatatatatatctttatatatctacagtaaatagcaccagccctcaagtcatctccgcctcctccaaaacctctgcagcttcctccagaggtattgatgtaaaaaagtagaaaagggttttcatgcaacatgctctgtctaacactactttttctcaaactgcagcacagaaaaggaagagaaaagctacaccggtcacatctgtcacaccacccatggcaccactctcaggtacttcataatctgtttttctcgctctctcagttgtatcaattactattgttgttgaagaacttctacattttgcaaaaccatattaatcaatttgtattattatttaatttttttataaaagaagacaccacctgctgtgctcgctgcggggagcgtgatccgcctgcaagctcccctcaggagtgtagatccgaggtgccatgggtgtgctgtgacttttgccagcactggttccactgcaggtgtgtgcagtgggatcaagaggtagcggtggagctggatttttattgtgatttttgtgacaatatagggatggaggtcgagatttaattgtttgttttgtttgtgttcatatgaaattatttatttgttcaaaaaaataaatgtctaaaatataatatatatatttattgaacccatcttgtgtatttcttcctttactttacaagtgcacctctgcaacacaaactccaacagtgttttcattgttttatgttaatgcacataactgaaattaaagtgtatttgatgtaaattattaatactcatatttcatttggttacaacactgaatatgttggtgaagaaccattttttaagagtccacaagagggcgcaccgggctacgcaatgaaaagttgacaggcaagtcattattttttacctgaagactagccaactagtcagctatctagtaaacacttcgggtacgtggttggtgtctcttttttcaacaaaattaaacggatatatcttgtacttgaacaaaatagtaaggtgcccaataactgggggccgtatacagataatacgggacgtatttttttgctaaaccgcttatcaaaagcAGATAACAGTAATATTTTCAAATGAAATGTCAAACTTGCTAATTGCTAaaccgttagctaacatttttacgacaccaataatcacaaaacattgaaggcttgatcacaagataacactgttgaaggtaatatatttcttaaacgctgttgaatatgacGATAATACGGGATTCTACGCTCTGTTTTTTGGAGTTCCACCTGCAACTGCACACAGATGTTCATAAGAGACAAGTTTCTTCCGAATCGAGAACAAAGAAAGTATCGCCAAGGTTTGTAAAAAAATATCCTGATTATGGTAAACAGCAGCCTATGCAAGATCTCAGATGAGCTTTAGCTCTGCCACTGAGGTTCGTGTTTACATGGCTATCTAGCAGTAATGTTAGAGGCTTTGATTCAGTTAGTCTACTGGGAGGAGAAGATGTGTCTTTCCCCAGGATACCCTTGCTTGTGGAGATAATGCTAGCAACCGAATGCTTTAATAAAGGATGAAGGTATAGTAGACCCAAGTAGCCTATTGTAAACTGTAACACATCTCACAATTAGAGTAACATGCAATTTTATCATTGGGGACATCACACTTTGTGCTATAGAGTATAGACTGTTGGGTTTAACAACATTTCCAAAACTCCATACCTGATCATAGGCTTTTGTTTTGAAATGTGTATGCCAGTAATGTTAATTTTATCACCAGCACTTTTGGAACCATAGCACCACTGTAGCTATATAATCCAACCACCTTGACTGATGACTGTCAATTCCTGCTGGAAGTTTCTAACTTTCACAGACTAACCAACCTTTTCTAACTTTCACAGACTGACCAAACTTTTTTCACAAACGTTTTTAGAGTAAGATTGTTGGTCATGAAGATGTCCCTTTCCTAAAATAGTGTAGCAAACAAGGGGCggggaagcgaacccaggttacatgcgtgaaaggcacacaccctacgcatcgctccaaCAGATTTAACCCACTTGGTCAGAATTGTAATGTGGCTCACTGTATTAGCGAGGATCACTACACCGTTTCGACCACTTTGACCACCAATATGCAGCCTACAGTTTTTTAGAGAGACAATAGATTTGTGGGAGTCCTTCGTAATTAAAACACTAACCAGCCGTAACATACGCATTCGATTTCTATTGTCTGCCATTTTCTTTTAGCCTCTGATTACTTTTATCTCCTAATGAAGATGTGTGTTGGTGTACTGGTTTTCCTCAACAGCCACCCTCTTTGGATGTATTATTGTTGCCGGCTGTACAGCCAGAGCTTGTGTGCTCGCCCAGGGTTTCAATTTTAGTCtattttaggattagggttatgtcATGAAACGTGGGCTACTAGGCCTACATTATAAATATGATACAATCAGCATTTCACTTTGGATATGAATAATCCAAATTATCAATCAGTTATCAAAACGCTCAGATATAACCACCAGGGCAGGAGggcgaagagatgagaagagtagGCTATCTCAGCTGATTTATGCAGgagatttaaaataataatgtaaaacatATCTGTAGGCTTTTTAGTAACTATTTGAATGATGTTTTAGTCCAATGCATGTTGGTTGAACGCTTTGACACCTTGAACGTGAAAGTGAGTGGTTCAGTGAGTGTCTCCGCCTAGAACATCACAGAGCTGATGAACGCAGCAACGTTCTTTTTCAGAACCATGGCGAGCGATGGACTCATGTtagaggaggaccaatgcgcaggtTGAAAGTGAACATATTTATTCAATTGGAATGatccacgatcaaaacaacaggcGATAACGTGATGTCTCGGTTACACAAACAAatagaacaaaatcccacaaaccgaagaaaaacagacagtttaaatatggctcccaatcagagacaaagacagcgacactgttgcctctgattgggagtactctagccaacatagaaataaacacccatagaaacaaaacccatagatctacacaccctggctcaacaaacaGTGTCCCcaaagccagggcgtgacagtgacgCTGTCCCTTCTACTCCTACTCAGAGCCATTGATACAGTATTTTCTAAATGGTTATACTCCTACTGTTCTCTAAACAATAGTTTCATAGTTTACAATTGTATAAACTCCCAAATCATGCTCAAAATTCAATTTAATTGATGTCACTGTTGAGTGTTAATCAGTTTGATAAACATGTTTGTCCCATTGTGACATAGCCAACCATGACTTATGGAAGAATTTGACGTATTAATGGTCCCTATAAAACCCTGTAATTCTAAGAAAGAATTGTCAGATGGTTTTGAACTCAGTCAAAATCACTGCAGTATGTAGAGCGATAATGAGTAGGTCTATGTTCAGTCGTTTGTTGACAGCGACCCCGCTGAGATTCCTCCGCGAGAGGCCGCTTCTGAGTGCAGCTGGCCTGTTGTTTGCGTCCGGTTCGGCAGTCTACTTTTATAGCAAATATTACGGTATCGGTGAGGATGCACTGGCCACCGTGGAGAGCGTGGACCGTGTTGTCACGGTTGAGGAGGGTAAGTTTACATATTTGACAATGTCTAAATAGTAatagtcccaaatgccacccaataccctatttcttattttgaccaggacccatagttcTATGGTTAAaaggcgctggtcaaaagtagtgcactaaatagggaatagggtgtcatttaggtaGCAATCATGGTGATGACATTTTTACAGTGTAGCCCTagattaacaacaacaaacaaacttgCTCCTTTGAAACCAAACCTTTGCTTTAGGTTTAATTGAACATGTTGGTACATTATGCagacacataaatacatttgatgtaatacaatataaaacacaagTAAATATATGATCAGCCTAACTACATGGACAGATGTCTGGTGTCTTGTAGCTAGTATTTCTTAAACTTAGAGAAAACAATCCTTTATTGTTTTTCATAAAGATAATGAGCCCACCCTGGACCAGGAGGACCCAGTCCTTGTTCAGGTAAGAATGCTGCAGGCCTATCAATAGCTTGGGTGCCAgtctttctgctctcttgccaattcCATCGTGGCAATATGATATTGGCATCACAATCCCATAAGGAGTGGACAGAGagctgaaacagactggcacccaggctataacAATACTGCTTCATTAGCAGGATTGGTTCAATAACAATCTGTCATTCAAACTGTCATTTTACTGACTCATAAATTGATCCTGATTTTCTTCCTTAGTATGTGGTTGAGGAGGTTGGGCACCggccctgtctggctttaatcccttggtctggacctctgtgggttcccagctctgtaagtccatccattctgatactctttgGTCTTCTCTCTGGTCTTAAAACTGGTTTATGTACTTATAAACATGACGTTTTCTGAAGAACAATatggaaatacatttctgtaaacatattccctaTTTTTTATAACTGCAGCCAACATATTACCTTACCCATGCTGggaggatgctggtgagagagctggcagtgttaaacaCGCAGGTAACCATGCAGATTATTGGACAAAGCTCATCTGATCTAATAGGCAGGATTACCTTCAGTATCCACTACGGTAGTGAAATACTTTGATGTtcgttccctcattttctcacaGATAGCTAGGAGGATGGTATGGAATGAACTGTCCTCTCAAAATGAACAGGTAGCCATTCATATGCAGGTACCTCAGATGTTTCCTTAACCTTTCAACACAGACCTGTGTAGTGTCTCAGAATCTATCATGCAGTAGCCTCCTCTTGTGATCCTCCCTATAGCAGTCTGTCAGACCTATAGGTTACCTGTCTATCATTCAAACTTACTTTTAATttgatcctgtcttgttccttagtatgtggatgaggaggttgggcagcggacctgtctggctttaatcccttggtctggtcctctgtgggttcccagctctgtaagtccatccattctgatactctttgGTCTTTAGACTGGTTTATGTAACTTAAACATAAACATGATGCTTTCTGTAGAACAATAtgaaaatacatttctgtaaacatattccctatttttgtaatagtctgtaacactgcagccaacttattaccttacccatgctggacggatgctggtgagagagctggcagtgttaaacacacaggtaaccatgCAGATTATTGGACAAAGCTCATTTTATCTAATTGGCAGGATTACCTTCAGTATCTACTATGGTAGTGGGATACTTTGATGCCCTTAAAACTGTTCCCTCATTTTCTTACAGATTTGCGAGATTGAGCAGCACATTTCCATCTCTCGTGCTGGCATGATGGTATTGGATGAACTGTCCTCTCAGCTTGAAGAGGTAGCCATTCATCTGCAGGTACTTCAGACATGTTCTTAACATTTATATCTCAGACCTGTGTATTTCAACTATTATCATTGCAGTGTTCTCCTCTTGCAATCTTCCCTATGCCAATATTTTActcctatacagtaccagtctatcattcaaactgactcttaaattgatcctgtcttgttccttagtacgtggatgaggaggttcggcagcagccctgtctggctttaatcccttggtctggacctctgtgggtttcaaacgctgtaagtccatccattctgatactctctggTCTTTAGGGGGCTTAAACATAAACATAACTTTTTCTAAAAGAAACTTCtggaaatacatttctgtaaacatattccctTTTTTAtagcctgtcaaactgcagccaaTTTATTATCTTACCCACGCTGggaggatgctggtgagagagatggcaatgttaaacacacaggtaaccattCAGATTGTTAACCATTACTCATCTGATCTAATAGGGATAATTACCTTCAGTATCCACTAGTAGAATACTTTGATATCTTTAAAGctgttccctcattttctcagatTTTCACAATGGAGCAGCCCATTATCATCAGTTTCACTCCTGCTAGGAGGATGGTATGGGAGGAACTGTCCTCTCAAAATGAACAGGTAACCATTCATAGGCAGGTACCTCAGATGTTTCCTTAACCTTTGAACACAGACATGTGTATTTCAACTGCCAATTGTCTTAGAATCTATCATGCAGTGGCCTCCTCATTGATCCTCCCTATTCCAGTCTGTcagtcctataggctacctgtctatcattcaaactgactcttaatttaatcctgtcttgttccttagtatgtggatgaggaggttgggcaccggtcctgtctggctttaatcccttggtctggaccctTGTGTGTTCCTATCTTTGTGAGTctatccattctgatactctctggTCTTTAGTGGACCCATGGGTGAGAGATTCTCAACTGGTCTTTCGTCTCAAATGCACCTGATTTGTGTCAAATGACGCACATGCTATAGGTctacttatacagtgggggaaaaaagtatttagtcagccatcaattgtgaaagttctcccacttaaaaagatgagagaggcctgtaattttcatcataggtacacgtcaactatgacagacaaattgagggaaaaaatccagaaaatcacattgtaggattttttaatgaatttatttgcaaattatggtggaaaataagtatttggtcacctacaaacaagcaagatttctggctctcacagacctataacttcttctttaagaggctcctctgtccttcactcgttacctgtattaatggcacctgtttgaacttgttatcagtataaaagacacctgtccacaacctcaaacagtcacactccaaactccactatggccaagaccaaagagctgtcaaaggacaccagaaacaaaattgtagacctgcaccaggctgggaagactgaatctgcaatagcttggtttgaagaaaacaactgtgggagcaattattaggaaatggaagacatacaagaccactgataatctccctcgatctggggctccacgcaagatctcaccccgtggggtcaaaatgatcacaagaacggtgagcaacaattccagaaccacacggggggacctagtgaatgacctgcagagagctgggaccaaagtaacaaagcctaccatcagaaacacactacgccgccagggacccaaatcctgcagtgccagacgtgtccccctgcttaagccagtacatgtccagccccgtctgaagtttgctagagtgcatttggatgatccagaagaggattgggagaatgtcatatggtcagatgaaaccaaaacataactttttggtaaaaactcaactcgtcgtgtttggaggacaaagaatgctgagttgcatccaaagaacaccatacctactgtgaagcatgggggtggaaacatcatgctttggggctgttttttctgcaaagggaccaggacgactgatccgtgtaaagggaaagaatgaatggggccatgtatcgtgagattttgagtgaaaacctccttccatcagcaagggaattgaagatgaaatgtggctgggtctttcagcatgacaatgatcccaaacacaccttccgggcaacgaagaagtggcttcgtaagaagcatttcaaggtcctgagtggcctagccagtctccagatctcaacctcatagaaaatctttggagggagttgaaagtccgtgttgcccagcgacagccccaaaacatcactgctctagaggagatctacatggaggaatgggccaaaataccagcaacagtgtgtgaaaaccttgtgaagacttacagaaaacgtttgacctgt
This DNA window, taken from Coregonus clupeaformis isolate EN_2021a unplaced genomic scaffold, ASM2061545v1 scaf2241, whole genome shotgun sequence, encodes the following:
- the LOC123488378 gene encoding uncharacterized protein LOC123488378 isoform X1 — encoded protein: MTIIRDSTLCFLEFHLQLHTDVHKRQVSSESRTKKVSPSRLLTATPLRFLRERPLLSAAGLLFASGSAVYFYSKYYGIGEDALATVESVDRVVTVEEDNEPTLDQEDPVLVQYVVEEVGHRPCLALIPWSGPLWVPSSPTYYLTHAGRMLVRELAVLNTQIARRMVWNELSSQNEQVAIHMQYVDEEVGQRTCLALIPWSGPLWVPSSVSPSILILFGL
- the LOC123488378 gene encoding uncharacterized protein LOC123488378 isoform X2 — encoded protein: MFIRDKFLPNREQRKYRQDNEPTLDQEDPVLVQYVVEEVGHRPCLALIPWSGPLWVPSSPTYYLTHAGRMLVRELAVLNTQIARRMVWNELSSQNEQVAIHMQYVDEEVGQRTCLALIPWSGPLWVPSSVSPSILILFGL